A region of Cucumis melo cultivar AY chromosome 2, USDA_Cmelo_AY_1.0, whole genome shotgun sequence DNA encodes the following proteins:
- the LOC127148240 gene encoding uncharacterized protein LOC127148240 isoform X1 produces the protein MSYRPSNFMETDDMFLQFEDDLDNNIAGGSSSVGDNTESSSQQTTPTPRRRAQSRLLELERHVAINGRIPMTIAPGAEKPISPHAVRFSQAIGVCVRKTFPVRCLKWTDVGREYIEVVKGDLQRFFVLDFNDQAMNRFVEHQMLTTFKEFRADCHKHFKKYSDPEEARANPPNALVGRDEDWHFLCDHYISRAFQEQSRTNKAARQKQPYNHSSGSKSFLQRQHELAERRGQPVDRVELFRETHVRAGTFVSQAAEDAHNQMLELQSQPIPEGSQPLSEDEICDQVLGRRPGYSKGLGWGPKPKARRTASASSSSTSCSQSTQKEIELQAKLHEALERIEVQDRNHQALASQVEAMKKMIEDLTRAQQGPPHDPYLHYVYVFSILRTIFCCSQLIRIINFNSIFLICVCIFINLF, from the exons atgtcatatcgaccatcaaattttatggagacggacgatatgttcctccagtttgaggacgatttagataataacatcgcgggagggtcatcatctgtgggcgacaatacgg agtcttcttctcaacaaacgactccgactcctaggagacgtgcgcagtctcgactcttggagttagagcgccacgttgcaataaatgggcgcattccgatgacgatcgcccctggagcggagaagcctatttctccacacgccgttcgcttcagccaggcgataggcgtgtgcgtgcgaaagacatttcccgtccgctgtcttaagtggacggacgttgggagagaatacattgaggtcgtcaagggcgacctccag cgattctttgtgcttgatttcaatgatcaagcaatgaacaggtttgttgagcatcagatgctcacgacctttaaagagttccgggccgactgtcataaacatttcaaaaagtacagcgacccggaggaggctcgtgccaacccaccaaacgcattggttggacgtgatgaggattggcacttcctctgcgaccattatatcagccgtgcattccag gagcaatcacggacaaacaaggctgctagacagaagcagccttacaatcatagtagcgggtccaagtcgtttctacaacgacagcatgagctcgctgaaagaagagggcagccggtcgatcgtgtggaattgttccgggaaacacacgttcgagctgggacattcgtgtcgcaagccgccgaggatgcgcat aatcaaatgctggaactccaatcccagcctatcccagagggtagtcagccactctctgaggatgagatatgcgatcaggtgttgggtagacgaccaggctactcaaaaggccttggttggggacccaagccgaaggcccgcagaacggcaagtgcaagcagttcgtcgacatcttgttcgcagtccacacaaaaagagattgaattacaagctaaacttcatgaagctttggaacggattgaagtacaagatagaaatcaccaagcattagcttcacaagtggaagctatgaaaaagatgattgaagacctaactcgtgcacaacagggaccaccacatgatccctatcttcattatgtttatgttttttctatattgagaactatattttgttgtagtcaacttattcgtattattaattttaattctatttttttaatttgtgtttgtatatttattaatttattttaa
- the LOC127148240 gene encoding uncharacterized protein LOC127148240 isoform X2, whose amino-acid sequence MSYRPSNFMETDDMFLQFEDDLDNNIAGGSSSVGDNTESSSQQTTPTPRRRAQSRLLELERHVAINGRIPMTIAPGAEKPISPHAVRFSQAIGVCVRKTFPVRCLKWTDVGREYIEVVKGDLQRFFVLDFNDQAMNRFVEHQMLTTFKEFRADCHKHFKKYSDPEEARANPPNALVGRDEDWHFLCDHYISRAFQEQSRTNKAARQKQPYNHSSGSKSFLQRQHELAERRGQPVDRVELFRETHVRAGTFVSQAAEDAHPIPEGSQPLSEDEICDQVLGRRPGYSKGLGWGPKPKARRTASASSSSTSCSQSTQKEIELQAKLHEALERIEVQDRNHQALASQVEAMKKMIEDLTRAQQGPPHDPYLHYVYVFSILRTIFCCSQLIRIINFNSIFLICVCIFINLF is encoded by the exons atgtcatatcgaccatcaaattttatggagacggacgatatgttcctccagtttgaggacgatttagataataacatcgcgggagggtcatcatctgtgggcgacaatacgg agtcttcttctcaacaaacgactccgactcctaggagacgtgcgcagtctcgactcttggagttagagcgccacgttgcaataaatgggcgcattccgatgacgatcgcccctggagcggagaagcctatttctccacacgccgttcgcttcagccaggcgataggcgtgtgcgtgcgaaagacatttcccgtccgctgtcttaagtggacggacgttgggagagaatacattgaggtcgtcaagggcgacctccag cgattctttgtgcttgatttcaatgatcaagcaatgaacaggtttgttgagcatcagatgctcacgacctttaaagagttccgggccgactgtcataaacatttcaaaaagtacagcgacccggaggaggctcgtgccaacccaccaaacgcattggttggacgtgatgaggattggcacttcctctgcgaccattatatcagccgtgcattccag gagcaatcacggacaaacaaggctgctagacagaagcagccttacaatcatagtagcgggtccaagtcgtttctacaacgacagcatgagctcgctgaaagaagagggcagccggtcgatcgtgtggaattgttccgggaaacacacgttcgagctgggacattcgtgtcgcaagccgccgaggatgcgcat cctatcccagagggtagtcagccactctctgaggatgagatatgcgatcaggtgttgggtagacgaccaggctactcaaaaggccttggttggggacccaagccgaaggcccgcagaacggcaagtgcaagcagttcgtcgacatcttgttcgcagtccacacaaaaagagattgaattacaagctaaacttcatgaagctttggaacggattgaagtacaagatagaaatcaccaagcattagcttcacaagtggaagctatgaaaaagatgattgaagacctaactcgtgcacaacagggaccaccacatgatccctatcttcattatgtttatgttttttctatattgagaactatattttgttgtagtcaacttattcgtattattaattttaattctatttttttaatttgtgtttgtatatttattaatttattttaa